Genomic window (Daucus carota subsp. sativus chromosome 5, DH1 v3.0, whole genome shotgun sequence):
tattaatatttttcgatttttctgtgatgtgcccataggcacatgttaagtactaaaatttataagtttaggtGATTTTGATTGGCTACTACTTCTTCATAATTGTGGATCCCCTGCAAATTCACcgaccacaccaatcaaaatccaccaaacttatagaattagaatttggtgcttagcatATGCTCACGGGCACACACCAGACAAACCCATAATTTttactaatatatattaataacttaatttttttttaaatcaaatatattgatTCAGCATTCAACCAAACACATCCAAACACATGGTAATAAGATATGATACCTTACACATACTCCTAGCCACCAACCAAGAACCAAACGCCTCCTtccattatcatttattttcaTGAAATGGCAACAGCCGGCAAGGATGAAACAGAACATTTGCCTATATTCTTTTCGAGTGATCAGGCAATAAAACGTCACCTTTCAGGCAGTAGTGAGCAGATGGCTTTATTGTGACTTGTGAGTGATCATTGAGGTCGACTTGCAATTATATCCAGATTTGATAACAAACACCGTCATGTTACAATCAAGAACATAACTCTAGATCTCAGAATCGAAACTCTTTCGATCTCATTGTTCTTTGaagcagaaaaaaaaaaaaagattcaaCATATGAAACAATCAAATGGATGGTCATTTTGTTTACAGGAAATGCACCTACAGTACAAGATTTATACCATCTGATACTCTTATTTTCCGACACAATAGTTGttatcataaaatatttatgtctCCCTGCAAACCTATACTTTTCTCAGTGTATAACACAAGATATGACCATtagaattttaaacaaaaaaaggtTGCAAAACATGGCAAAGAGTATTAATCTAGTAATATAAATCAACTAAAAGTATCccaaaaattcatatttcttCCAGAAAATATGTACAATGATAGAACATCACAAGGAAGAAGAAACAAATACCTTATTCTCTGTATATGTTCTGGGTGTAATATAGGCCAAGGCAAGACGTTGTCTATGTTCTGGATGTATGGCTTAGGCTGTATGATACAACCTGCTCACATTAGGTCTTTAGGCCAGAGATTCTTAATTATATTCCAGCCTAGTTTTATTTGTTGCATCCTTCATTCAATAAAAGACTGCCAAGTTATCCTTTCACTTATAAAGCCATATAGTGTGCAAAACAAAGTACTTGACAAAACTGGAAAATAGATAAGCAAGAAAGGTTCGCTAATGTAGGCAATCTACAAGAAAAATAAGTTGCCACCGAACACTTGACAAATGGTTTGCAATACTAAGTTTACAATCCAGTCCTAGAGGGTGATGGTGACCTCTCTTTCCGTTTACCTGTTACAGCAGCATTGGAACATGAATCAGAACGACCCGCCAAACCATTACTCAATGTAGCATCATTAAGTGGTTGGCACGAATTGAATGACTCGTGACTTCTTGTTATTTCTGAACTTTCCAGACACTTGGTATCTTCATCAGAAGTTTTATGCTCGATAGTCCTACTAATACAAAGCCAAGTTCTTGACGATTCATTGTTGCATTCGCTTGCCAGGGGCACATGCCATGCTCCACTTTCCGATTCTTGGATGCAAACAGAATATGGAGGGGGCATATGAAGGTCAACTGCCCCTTTAACAAAACTATACCGAATTTGATGTCTTTCTTTCCACTTCACAAAGAAATCACTACCTATAAGCTCAAAAATATGGTCTCTCATCTCATCATTAGTCACAAGAAAACACTTAAGCTTCACAGCAGCATATAGCCAGTACCAATCATCATTTGATCCATATGGTGTCCCAAACAACACCCCTTTCTGCATCCACTCATCAAGAAGCTCTCGATTACTAGCATCCTCATAGAGTGACTTAACACGTTTCTTATGCAACACAATAAGCGGCCATTTGTTGTTCCTCTTATACAATTCCTTCACAACGGCAACCAATTGCGCCATACTAAACCCACCTTCCGCGAAATTCTGCTGAAAAAGCCCAATATTTGCTGCATCCACTATAGCCTCATACTCACAATGCCCATCCAACCAATTCTGAAAATCCCTAAAATTAGCCTCCACTTCCCTTTTCATAGCTAAAGCAGCCACAGACTCCCCAAACTTGTCCGCCTCCTCCTCCCCAATATCAACACAAACCAAACCCCGatcacaacaacaacaaacCCCACTCGAGCCAACCTTTGTTCTCCTCACATCCCACCTCCCCTTCCCcaaccaacccaacccatgCCACCCACCCCCATTCCTCAAAACCGCATCTTTAACCAACCCCGCATCCCATTCCTCCAAACCCCCTACATCCCCCCCTCGAAACCACTTCTCCAAAACCCCCACAACCTCCTCACTCACACACCTCACCACCCTCCTCATCTTATGCAAATACCCATAAACCCTATCACTCCTCCCACACTCCACACTCACTCTCAACAACCCCATCAACTCCGCCTCCTCCGCAACCAGCCCATTCGCAACCATATCCTCCTCCACCAAATACGCCTTCTCCGCCTCCAAACTCCCACAAAACGCAAACAACGCAGGCCCATAAGTCCTCAACTTAGGAACAACCCCACCACCATATTTCCCCATCCCCTTAACCAATTCAAACGCAGAATCAGCATCCCCCTTGGCCGCCGCAATTCGAGCAGCCGAAGTGATAGTAGCTTCATTAGGAACAACGTTAGACGACAACATATGGTCGAAAATACGAGACCCATAATCAAGAGCAGTGGGGTCAGAAACAGAGTTAGAACAAATGTAGAGAAGAGAGTTGAAGTGGTGCTGATTGAGATGAATAGTGGTGGGATTAGAAAGAGCGAAGTTGTAGAGAGAAATAGCGGCGGAAAGATCTTTGTTTCGGGAACATAAATCAAGGTCCATACGGAACTTTGTTTCGGGCTTCTGGGTCTTCTTCTTCATCTGATGATGATTATTGTTGCTTTTGGTCACTGAATTCATCTTCTATGTCTCTTGCTCTCCAGCCCTAAAACCCTAGATTTCAGCTTTCTGCTCTATCCTTCTTTTCTCTTAAGCTGTAAAATTTCCTCccatgatattattatttaatttaataattttatatgatactACTTAAAGAGTAGTATAGAAAACAAAATTGTTTGAGtgcaaattattttgttttagaatttattaatatatgttcttcaaaaaagaaaaagttagTTTCAAGAAACATTAAAAACCAATTAATCTGGTTCCTACAATTTCCCTTTTTTGGTATTACTTTTTGCATTAAATATTTAACTATTTGAGAAACCGCgtgttgcggcggcctataaaaattatatgaatgatttaatattaatatttgtagaataaaataattttgtggatgtctataaaaaatatattaatgtttcaaaattaatatttataggataaaataaattttatattataaaaatctagatgtaatatcaatactaatatataaaattgtcaaattggactataattcatggtggaaaaatgaaaataaatttacacacgtaattaacaatttaaagtaaaactaattttaattgtatttttaatttaacgtacgatgaattttaattttatttgtgtttttcctGAATACAAAgttcaacaacaaacatgtccgaagaacaaaccaaatattataaaataatgaccaacaaacatatattactaacagttaatttattgatatcatctatcaatatcatgtcaagactatattttttccCGTGTctagatttgtcgactccaacatagcggtctataattaCCTTTACTttcaacaacctttattttttttaatactgtataaacagctttCACTTATCGTTatagaagaacggcaccatcgagttagaaatcgagtaagagaactattaCGAGAGAGAGATAGGGTTGTCGTATTGAGTAGGGTTGAGCAAAAACTGAAAAAGAACCGAAACCGGTAAAAAACGATTAAAACTGATTCGGAAAAAACCGaaatcgaaatattaaaaaccgaaccgatatcatgggttcggttccggttattggttaaaaccgaacggaataattatttaaacaattaaataaatatatttatatatacaatttatatgaattttaaaataaatattaagaacCACAAGTAAATGAGAGGGCTGTGACATAAATCTGAGATGAGTTGCAATttgtttgaatttataaatcaacTCAAGTCTTCGCTTCGTATGAATTATGAAGATATCCCCCATCATCTTTTAAATTTACTTTGGCTCCTGGTGTTTCTGATCTCAGTAAGAGTTTCAGTTTTACGTGAAGTGATCATTTACAGCTTTCTTCTTCATGTCCACTAACCGATCAAGATTCAGACGTGTTTTGAaatcttttttaataaataggTTGATTATTACGTATATATTACGCGTATTAATTAGTTTTCTtcgtatattatttttaatttataaatttgtcggttttataaccgaaaccgaatcgaTTATAACCGAATCAgagtttttaaaatcaaaaccggaaccgaatccgaaccggcggttacggttttggattttaaaaaccaAGGATATATGGttacggtttcggttttatcttggaaccgagccgaaccggacCATTCTCTCCCCTAGtatagagagagaggaggttgtgtttagatgattcaaaacccTCCAATCTATAGgaatatttataggtgcagagaaacttgtgtgctactatttcccataattaaataatctgaaacaaaatcagattaaaactttcaaactattatattccataaataatatgaaacaaaatcagattctgaaacttgtttctaatatacacgaaactaaaaggtagttctaatttttaatattttttcattcaaaaattctagaaaattagaaaattagaaaaatagaacggagcgatgtgagagacgaCACCTACAGGCCCCTCGCTTCTcttgtatataagtatattgatttataatttatattaagatTAGATTCTTTTAAATTGGGGATATTTTTAAATGACATTAATCAATTTATGCTcgtttacatatttatttttaaaaatcaatatacttatataaaggagaagcgaggggcgtgtaggtggcgcctctcacatcgctccgttcaatttttctaattttctggaatttttgattgaaaaatatcaaaaattagaactaccttttttagtttcggatatattagaaataagtttcagaatctgattttgtttcagattatttatggaacatagtagcttgaaagttttaatctgattttgtttctatataaaggagaagcgtggGGCGTGtgggtggcgcctctcacatcgctccgttctattttcttaattttctaattttttgaaatttccagatgaaaaatatcaaaaattagaattaccttttttagtttcagatatattagaagcaagttttagaatctgattttgtttcagattatttatggaatatagcagcttgaaaattttaatctgattttgtttcagattatttatggaatatagcagcttgaaaattttaatctgattttgtttcagattacttaattatgggaaagagtagcacttaagtctctctgcacctataaatacccctataagttgtaaggttttggatcatctaaacacaacctactctctcacaataccacaaccctacctctctctggtgatagttctcttgctcgatttcttactcggtggtgccgtttctctgcaacgataagtgaaggctgtttatacggtattaaaaaaataaaggttgttgcaaacaaaggtagttatataccgctatgtgggagtcgacaaatccaaacatgtgagaagaatatagtcttgacatgatattgatggatgatatcaataaattaacttttagtgatgtatgtttgttggttattcttttataatatttgttttgttcatcggacatgattgttgttaatttttatatgattaactttgtacacaggaaaatattattcatgcattatctgtttgctccgttgctccgttctatttttctaattttctggaatttttggatgaaaaatatcaaaaaattagaactactttttatAGTTTcgagtatattagaagcaagtttcagaatctaattttgtttcagattatttatggaatatagtaacttgaaaattttaatctgattttgtttcagattatttaattatggaaaaaagtagcgcacaagtctccacctataaataaccctatagattgtagggttttggatcatctaaacacaacctcctctctctcaataccacaacccttcacatcgctccgttctatttttctaattttctggaattttttggatgaaaaatatcaaaaaaaattagaactaccttttttagtttcaggtatattagaagcaagtttcagaatctgattttgttttagattatatatggaatatagtagcttgaaagttttaatctgattttgtttgggattatttaattatggaaaaaattagcacacaagtctctctgcatctATAAACACAACCTccctctcaataccacaacccttcATATCGCTCCGCTTAAaaatatcaagatttttatattataaatttattttatcttacaaatattaattttgaaacattaatatactttttataaacagtcacaaaattattttattctacaaatattaatactaaacattaatataatttttataggccgccgcaacgcgcggtttctcaactagttttatCAAAtaagttttctttttctctcttctctctagccgcctcctcttttcatctccgacggggcttccatcggtttccggtggaaagccccaaatcttttcgtttgattgctagtttttgattgttcttgctttttcattgagtttcttaataaatctccatCTTCGGGGAAAGTtttcttagatctatatcaccgaaactttcgattttcgttcttattcgcttccagaggcctttttggatttgtgagtggatcgattatctcctaagcgtcgtggtgcagatctaattgttttagtttgttttgattatagtttgatttctctccctggtgagagtgtgtgatttttcaCTCCTTTTTTTGTAAGAGTGGTTTGGATTCATAGATAAAGCCTTtcgggaattgcatttgtggtcgatagctcaaacggagtttttggaaaagatggtgaacacagagcaagAATCTATAGatgtaccatcgtcaatttcaacatcgcttatttgtctcatcttgggtatgaagacaggcatgttaattttttctatgtttgttcgactcgatcattcttgtagatgccgtatggccattatttattgaattatctcctttttttcaaaaaaattttttttttatcaaataagacttattttttttattagtaatttttttacatGAAAATTAGTTACAATAATTTTATTCGAAAAGCTCTTcgaatataaaacataataaaacatatttataaataattattaagagaatcaatatacttatataaaggagaagcgaggggcgtgtaggtggcgcctctcacattgctccattctatttttctaattttctggaatttttggatgaaaaatatcaaaaattataactacctttttaagtttcggatatatttgaaggaagtttcagaatctgattttatttcagattatttatgaaatataatagtttgaaagttttaatctgattttgtttcagattatttaatcaatcatcaatatacttatataaaggagaagcgaggggcatgtaggtggcgcctctcacatcgctccgttctatttttttaattttttggaatttttggatgaaaaatatcaaaaaatatacttatataaaggagaagcgaggggcgtgtaggtggcgcctctcacatcgctccgttctatttttttaattttctggaatttttggatgaaaaatatcaaaaattaaaactacctttttaagtttcggatatattagaagcaagtttcagaatctgattttatttcagattatttatggaatataataatttgaaagttttaatctgattttgtttcagattatttaattatgggaaagagtagcacataagtctctctgcacctgtatattgtagggttttggatcatctaaacacaacctcctctctctcaataccacaactcccctcctctctggtgatagttctcttgcttgatttctaactcggtggtgccgttcttctgcaacgataagtgaagactgtttatatagtattaaaaaaaataaaaattgttgcaagcaaaggtagttatagattgctatgtgggagtcgacaaattcaaacacgggaaaagaatatagtcttgacatgatattgatggatgataccAATAaataactattagtgatgtatgtttgttggttattcttttataatatttgttttgttcatcggacatgtttgttgttgttaatttttatatgatttactttgtatataggaaaatatggtggagaagcgaagggcgtgtaggtggcacctctcacatcgctccgttctatttttctaattttctagaatttttggatgaaaaatatcaaaatttaggaACTACCTATTTTAGTTTCgcgtatattagaagcaagtttcagaatctgtttttgtttcagattatttatggaatatattagtttgaaagttctaatctgattttgtttttgtttcagattatttaattatgggaaagagtagcacacaagtctctctccaCCTACGAATATCTCTATAGATAGTAAGGTTTTGGATCATATAAACACAacatcctctctctcaatactacaacctcacggatttaagttagatgtttttgggcacaatcaatccaaaaaaattggcggaaggtgacaatgtaagaacatgattacttttcaaaaaaacacaaataaaattaaaattcgtcgtgctttaaattgttaattatgtgtataaatttattttcattttttcatcatgaattatagtccaattttgcaattttatttattaatattggtattacatcaagatctttataatataaaatttattttatcctacaaatattaattttgaaacgttaatatagttttcatagacagtcacaaaattattttattctacaaatattaatatttaatcattaatataatttttataggccgccgcagcgcgcggcttctcaactagtatttGAAAGGGTAGAATACTTTATTTGTTCTCTTTCTTTTATCGGATAGGACTTATTACAAAGAAcatcatttataataaataatcaaataaattgaatataaaaaattcatatggGAGTAATTTGATCATGGTTTATCTAAATTCATACATTAACCGGATGGttgaataaataaaactaaaataaattttaaatcattaatcCTTTGTTGAAATCATTTTCTAGACTTGCCCTCCTTACCTTCTTTAAGAAGGTGGACTCCTGCCCAGATTTAGACTTCCAATTTGCATACTTAATGTTCTTAAATTCAGATTATGCCAATGATCTGAATTGTTTCAAAATATCATCATGAGTAACATTTGTCTTGCCTTCTCTAGAGTGGTGAGTGGAGGCTTACTTTTGGCCTACATTTGCTTAATATCTTTTAGAAGTTTTTGGTTTCCGTGTTCTTAAGGCCTCCTCTCTTCTTAGTTTTATTTCGACTGGCATCTTTTGTGTGgttgatgttttaatttttgttcaACCATTTTCTTCAAAGATAATGAGTAATAATTAAATTCCTTCAAGCTtcatttaactaattttaattaattgttttttttttttgacaaattttaattaattgtttaaatgcACTTACTCTATACAAACAATCTCATTTTGTATGTCCAACTTGCTTGCAATGTGAGTAGTGTATTGACTTTTTTGCAATGACATTTTAGTGTCTTTTTTCTTGTATATCACCACCATCTTAGTATGAGGTTCTTcatgctctttttttttttgtttcaattttctgcaaaatataaaattcattaattttCAGATTGATGAAGTACAGAAATTACACTAATTTCCCCTGTGTTTTGCAAGTTCTTGCGTTGTGTCCCAATTCTGAGTAATAAGATTAATTCACAGACGTTCCTTGTTTCTTTAACATTTTTGATTACTCTCTCTAATTTGTACCACATCtcccttttttttttacctCCCAGATTCATTTTTAATCAGTGGAGGCAAGACAATGTGATTTGTTCTTTTCAAAATTCCTCTCCAATTCAAAGGCTCAATCAAATGATTGTATGTCTCAAAAATTGTCGAAATCTTATAGTAGTTATGGATGTAATTTTCtcgattatattttttgaatatgcAAGCAATGACATGAAAGTAAAGAATTTTACTTAGTTGCCACATCCTACATGCACAAGATTGTTGCTCTAGATCTACCACAATCCCATGGTTATTAGCTGACGGAcaaggtatttttttttaacaccaTTCCACATGATATCATCATTTGATGCAATTTACAGTGACCTAGTTTTGTAAACATATAAATTAGAAAACATAAATGAAGTCGGCAAGTGCAAATATAAATGTTGTCAGCAAGTTAAGAAAATTAGAAACCATACTTGttaagattttttaaaattctggGACAAAAAATTCCACTTCTCTTCTTCATTTTACTTTTTCTCTTCTAAATTCTACACATACAACTGTTGTGAAATTTTTTGAACAATTCGATTTCTCCCATTATCACCAACATACTTCATTGGCTGACTGGCTTTGCTGATAACCATTCACATGCTTTACTCGATAactaacaatatttttatatttaagagcAATTAGATATATTTCAAAGTAATTACATACATTCTTATGCGTAATTAGATATACTTAAGAGCAATGAGATACCTTCTTCGTATTTTTCATGTTTTCCTTTTGAAAAAGTAAGGAGTACTTGACTTGACGACAGTCCACGTTAGATTTTTGCATTACATTTCATGGAGtattaaaccctaatttcagaATCAATGAAGGACCACATGCATGTACCAAATATAAGTATCAAAGCAACAAGATTACACATTTTCACCGTTATTAACACAAAAACGACATACACACGCAcacgcgcgcacacacacaagTAGCATTGTAGAAACATACTAGCATAATCGGAAAATTTGGAGTCACCATAATCGCTTCCAATGCGTCTTATTCGGCTTCTCACCATCACAAGattaataaataatacaaaTTATCACTAGATTTTAGAGCTTTTAATCTATGAAAAAGTAGGTGGAAACAGATTTGAGTTCAATGTAAATCTAGGACATGGTCTTTTTTCGCTGCTATCTTTGATATTCTAGTAATGTATAGAAAAAGTATGAAATGTCCTTAATTTTTTAACGTTAAGAGCATACATATAAGCTATTTTATGGAAGGAGTGCACACTGACTTAGCGGGATGAACAAATGTGCTACGATTTGAATTAATTCATAGTTCTACTATAAAATCATCTTTGCATGAATGAAGGTAATGGGACGAGATATTCAATtacctatttttttttatgataaaatataaaacaataataat
Coding sequences:
- the LOC108220151 gene encoding proteinaceous RNase P 2 encodes the protein MNSVTKSNNNHHQMKKKTQKPETKFRMDLDLCSRNKDLSAAISLYNFALSNPTTIHLNQHHFNSLLYICSNSVSDPTALDYGSRIFDHMLSSNVVPNEATITSAARIAAAKGDADSAFELVKGMGKYGGGVVPKLRTYGPALFAFCGSLEAEKAYLVEEDMVANGLVAEEAELMGLLRVSVECGRSDRVYGYLHKMRRVVRCVSEEVVGVLEKWFRGGDVGGLEEWDAGLVKDAVLRNGGGWHGLGWLGKGRWDVRRTKVGSSGVCCCCDRGLVCVDIGEEEADKFGESVAALAMKREVEANFRDFQNWLDGHCEYEAIVDAANIGLFQQNFAEGGFSMAQLVAVVKELYKRNNKWPLIVLHKKRVKSLYEDASNRELLDEWMQKGVLFGTPYGSNDDWYWLYAAVKLKCFLVTNDEMRDHIFELIGSDFFVKWKERHQIRYSFVKGAVDLHMPPPYSVCIQESESGAWHVPLASECNNESSRTWLCISRTIEHKTSDEDTKCLESSEITRSHESFNSCQPLNDATLSNGLAGRSDSCSNAAVTGKRKERSPSPSRTGL